In one window of Pseudodesulfovibrio sediminis DNA:
- a CDS encoding alpha/beta hydrolase family protein — MKAIYVLVLLIACAASSAAGQPPGFTHLNSTTIQGRALELSIWYPVEDGILEAVEVGGNAVFMGAKAALDVPFSGGTYPLVLVKHGGLRSANDSGSWLCAPLARVGFIVVEINGQRPDNAASATNEIWQRPNDISRALDLLTALPKWAEHIDRSKIFVVGFALGGTAALAISGGQFDVQRYIHSCDDGNIHGPDCAWYAAQNVPLSQVDQKQLAVPRHDPRIAAAVTINPEYTKTFVDGAAAIDIPTLLIYLGNKGQPNDVIRGPSIQEVTVPAANIFDGFSICTGDGSKILFAEGGDPRICGTSEKTRESIHRWVVGKIKAFLGADGATAQ, encoded by the coding sequence ATGAAGGCCATTTATGTTTTGGTCTTGCTCATCGCCTGCGCTGCCTCAAGCGCCGCAGGGCAGCCACCTGGCTTCACACATCTTAACAGTACCACGATTCAGGGCAGGGCTCTGGAGCTATCGATTTGGTATCCGGTAGAGGATGGAATTTTAGAAGCTGTAGAAGTTGGTGGCAACGCTGTTTTCATGGGAGCCAAAGCCGCTTTGGACGTCCCATTCTCTGGGGGGACATATCCTTTGGTGTTGGTGAAGCACGGCGGTTTGCGGTCTGCCAACGACTCTGGTTCGTGGCTCTGTGCGCCGCTGGCCAGGGTTGGTTTTATTGTTGTAGAAATCAATGGACAGCGTCCGGACAACGCCGCAAGTGCCACAAATGAAATTTGGCAACGCCCCAACGACATCAGCCGTGCTCTGGACCTTCTGACGGCTCTCCCCAAATGGGCTGAGCATATTGACAGGTCGAAAATTTTCGTCGTTGGCTTCGCCCTTGGTGGCACGGCAGCCCTTGCCATTTCAGGGGGGCAGTTTGACGTACAGCGCTACATACATTCCTGCGATGACGGCAATATACATGGGCCGGACTGTGCATGGTATGCGGCGCAAAATGTCCCATTGAGTCAAGTGGACCAAAAACAGCTCGCCGTTCCTCGGCACGATCCGCGTATTGCCGCAGCTGTCACGATCAACCCGGAATATACCAAGACCTTCGTTGATGGTGCGGCCGCTATTGATATTCCGACGTTGCTTATTTACCTGGGAAACAAAGGCCAGCCAAATGACGTAATTCGAGGCCCGTCGATTCAAGAAGTCACTGTCCCCGCCGCGAACATCTTTGATGGATTTTCCATATGCACGGGAGATGGGTCGAAGATTCTGTTCGCGGAAGGTGGAGACCCCAGAATTTGCGGGACTTCCGAAAAAACGCGGGAAAGCATTCACAGATGGGTTGTGGGCAAGATCAAAGCCTTCCTTGGCGCTGATGGAGCAACTGCACAATAG
- a CDS encoding sensor domain-containing diguanylate cyclase: MKLLRSLLEKNEEWFKNQILEYVVSHGAESGDVTADWAAFFANLKHGLVDLAPDTPPSTGLHGRFPTLFEQMDMPMFILDDELNLGAMNKAAAMFIGRDLEPGELEYARECFLEPSPPQSCESKSLTDYLPWLAESLRDTRAFGKIGQKIRYDIPVSLEDGERHYTVTVLDMPGTDDDSFGYAVVLDEISFGVEASRKFERERSRADHYLDIVGSMVVALDTSGLVTMINQAGCEVLGYEADELLGREWVDLVIPADQRGDIKEYLYLALSDDMAHGEEITNFVVTKSGAHRLIQWKNRLLTNEKDVPMGILCSGVDITEQQLMEDALAEKELWLRNTFVALGEGVLILSPNREILDANPAAETIFQMTNSELEGLPAGRLHVDGDHYEKFVQKTEAAFEDGRTARFEYVMRRSNGEVFPTEHSISMISGDDGSKLGLVSVIKDISARKRAEKVLSESEEKFRRIFESIEEGYMVTDLDGIINMVNPATCKLLFYDESNLIGKNIDLLYADEGERQQFREVVLEKGAVRGHQIHVSRADGASIVVEANAHLVLDDAGQPMALEGTFRDITNRIEAEKILRDREKQYRAFFENNHAIMLLVDPATDRIVDANPAASEFYGYPLDVLRAMELNEIDALSPEEIFMEMDKAREEGRTYCIHKHRLASGAVRDVEVYSGPISVLGKQLLYSVIHDVTQRISLERKMTKLATIDAMTGVNNRHQFFTLGIRELQRVKRYNSPLTVLMLDIDYFKSVNDTHGHQAGDLVLKMLAASAMSTLRASDIFGRLGGEEFAAILPETGLREGMEVAERLREAFSKLVARVRDAEITFTVSIGVTLVRSTDKTIEEVINRADEALYKAKRMGRNRVEQG, translated from the coding sequence ATGAAGCTCCTGCGTAGTCTGTTGGAAAAGAATGAGGAATGGTTTAAAAATCAAATCCTTGAATATGTCGTCAGTCATGGTGCCGAATCTGGTGATGTGACTGCGGACTGGGCTGCCTTTTTTGCCAATCTGAAGCACGGACTGGTGGATCTCGCGCCCGATACGCCTCCTTCGACAGGTCTTCATGGGAGGTTTCCTACACTTTTCGAGCAGATGGACATGCCCATGTTCATTCTTGATGATGAGCTCAACCTCGGAGCAATGAATAAGGCTGCGGCCATGTTCATCGGGCGGGATTTGGAGCCGGGCGAGTTGGAATATGCCCGTGAGTGCTTCCTGGAACCGTCTCCGCCTCAATCCTGTGAATCCAAGTCGCTTACCGACTATCTCCCCTGGCTTGCGGAATCTCTCCGTGACACGCGTGCGTTTGGAAAGATCGGGCAGAAGATCCGGTATGATATCCCTGTTTCCCTGGAGGATGGCGAGCGGCATTATACTGTCACTGTATTGGATATGCCCGGAACCGACGACGACTCTTTCGGGTACGCCGTGGTGTTGGATGAAATTTCATTTGGCGTGGAAGCCTCTCGCAAGTTTGAACGGGAACGCAGCCGGGCAGATCATTATCTGGACATAGTCGGTTCCATGGTTGTGGCCTTGGACACCTCCGGTCTGGTAACCATGATCAACCAGGCCGGGTGTGAGGTCCTGGGCTATGAAGCGGATGAATTGTTGGGTCGGGAGTGGGTTGATCTCGTCATCCCGGCTGACCAGCGGGGCGACATCAAGGAGTATCTCTATCTCGCGCTGTCCGATGACATGGCGCATGGGGAGGAGATTACCAATTTCGTTGTCACCAAGAGCGGAGCGCATCGACTGATTCAGTGGAAGAACAGGCTGCTGACCAATGAAAAAGACGTCCCCATGGGCATCCTCTGCTCCGGGGTAGACATCACCGAGCAGCAGCTCATGGAAGATGCGCTGGCTGAAAAGGAACTTTGGTTGCGGAATACCTTCGTAGCGTTGGGGGAAGGGGTGCTCATTCTCTCTCCGAATCGTGAGATTCTGGATGCCAACCCGGCTGCGGAAACCATTTTTCAGATGACCAACTCGGAGTTGGAGGGGCTGCCGGCAGGGCGACTGCATGTGGATGGGGACCACTATGAAAAGTTCGTGCAGAAAACCGAGGCCGCTTTTGAAGATGGGCGAACTGCCCGTTTCGAGTATGTCATGCGCCGCAGCAATGGCGAGGTGTTCCCCACCGAACATTCCATTTCCATGATCAGTGGCGACGATGGCTCCAAACTTGGGCTCGTCAGTGTCATCAAGGATATCTCTGCCCGCAAGCGGGCGGAGAAGGTGCTTAGTGAGAGTGAGGAGAAATTCCGGCGCATCTTCGAGTCTATCGAAGAAGGGTATATGGTCACTGATCTCGATGGCATCATTAACATGGTGAATCCAGCCACGTGCAAGCTGCTTTTCTATGATGAATCAAATCTTATAGGTAAGAATATCGATCTCTTGTATGCGGATGAAGGTGAGCGGCAGCAGTTTCGAGAGGTCGTGTTGGAAAAAGGTGCGGTTCGGGGACATCAAATTCATGTCTCCCGGGCCGATGGGGCGTCGATAGTCGTAGAAGCCAATGCGCATCTTGTTCTGGATGATGCCGGTCAACCCATGGCGCTGGAAGGGACGTTCCGCGATATCACCAACCGTATCGAAGCAGAGAAAATCCTGCGCGACAGGGAGAAGCAGTACCGGGCATTTTTCGAGAACAACCACGCCATCATGTTGCTGGTGGACCCTGCCACTGACCGTATCGTGGATGCCAACCCCGCGGCCAGCGAGTTCTACGGCTACCCTCTAGATGTGCTGCGCGCCATGGAATTGAACGAGATAGACGCCCTGAGTCCGGAAGAGATATTCATGGAAATGGACAAGGCCAGGGAAGAAGGGCGTACCTATTGTATCCACAAGCACCGGCTGGCCAGTGGGGCTGTCAGGGACGTGGAGGTGTATTCCGGCCCTATCAGCGTTCTGGGCAAGCAGTTGCTTTACTCCGTTATCCACGATGTGACGCAGCGGATAAGCCTGGAACGCAAGATGACCAAGCTGGCCACCATAGATGCCATGACCGGCGTGAACAACCGCCACCAGTTCTTCACCCTGGGCATCAGGGAGCTACAGCGGGTCAAGCGGTACAACAGCCCGTTGACCGTGCTCATGCTGGACATCGATTATTTCAAGTCCGTCAACGACACCCATGGACATCAGGCCGGGGATCTGGTCCTCAAGATGCTGGCCGCTTCAGCCATGTCCACGCTGAGAGCGAGTGACATCTTCGGTCGACTCGGAGGAGAAGAGTTTGCGGCCATCTTGCCGGAAACCGGACTCCGGGAGGGCATGGAGGTCGCAGAACGCCTGCGGGAGGCCTTTTCCAAGCTGGTGGCCCGGGTCCGGGACGCCGAGATCACCTTCACGGTTTCCATCGGTGTGACACTGGTTCGGTCCACGGACAAGACCATCGAAGAGGTCATCAATCGTGCTGACGAGGCTCTCTACAAGGCCAAGCGCATGGGCCGCAACAGGGTGGAGCAGGGCTAG
- a CDS encoding RsbRD N-terminal domain-containing protein → MTFESLLAERKAELSKMWADLVLQTYPKETQKIWTRQKDRFQNPVGAAIFEATGELFESLIDWQDAGAIAASLDKLIRIRAVQDFTPSQAISFVFLLKKLLRDEYFKAMKKNGTLEDLLRFEAKVDNLAMMSFDIYTKSREEVFRFRVDEVKRSQSSLLRKAGLVADVTVDTSTD, encoded by the coding sequence ATGACATTTGAATCCCTGCTGGCCGAACGCAAAGCCGAACTGTCGAAGATGTGGGCCGATTTGGTTCTTCAGACCTATCCCAAGGAAACCCAGAAAATCTGGACTCGGCAGAAGGATCGTTTTCAGAACCCCGTGGGGGCCGCCATTTTTGAGGCGACCGGGGAACTGTTCGAAAGCCTTATCGACTGGCAGGACGCGGGTGCAATCGCCGCATCCCTGGATAAGCTCATACGCATCCGGGCCGTGCAGGATTTCACTCCCTCGCAGGCAATCAGTTTTGTTTTTCTTCTGAAGAAGCTCCTTCGCGACGAGTATTTCAAGGCAATGAAGAAAAATGGCACGTTGGAAGACCTGTTGAGGTTCGAGGCCAAGGTGGACAACCTGGCCATGATGTCATTCGACATCTATACAAAAAGTCGCGAAGAAGTATTCCGGTTCCGCGTGGACGAAGTGAAGCGCAGCCAGAGCAGTTTGCTCAGGAAAGCCGGATTGGTAGCGGACGTTACGGTCGATACGTCGACCGATTAA
- the dsrM gene encoding sulfate reduction electron transfer complex DsrMKJOP subunit DsrM yields the protein MNALYSLLFVFLLVLIPLFGVDAAHLRTFFGVCIPTTAFIIFIVGFAYKVITWGRSAVPFRIPTTGGQFKSFDPEMFPQNKLDCPQTGAQTFFRMVLEVFAFRSLFRNTAVSLHEGKDHPVVAYKSSKWLWLFAITFHYSFFIVALRHLRLFLEPIPFFVHGLEFVDGLLQIGAPTMYLTDVGLVVGVLLLFGRRMINSRVNYISYASDFFPLFLILAVALSGIYMRYYDKVDIIAIKELTMGLVTFHYHVPEAISVSFFVHVFLVSCLMAYFPFSKLMHFPGVFLSPTRNLPNDSRAKHHVNPWNDPNIKPHAYADYEKHFGVPMAEAGLPLDNPENGKAPEEEA from the coding sequence ATGAATGCTCTTTACTCACTTCTGTTCGTCTTTCTCCTGGTGTTGATCCCATTGTTCGGGGTTGATGCAGCGCATCTGAGGACTTTCTTCGGTGTCTGTATCCCGACAACGGCGTTCATCATCTTCATTGTCGGCTTTGCATACAAAGTCATAACCTGGGGTCGGAGTGCTGTGCCTTTCCGTATCCCCACAACCGGCGGCCAGTTCAAATCGTTTGATCCGGAAATGTTTCCGCAGAACAAACTCGACTGTCCCCAGACCGGCGCCCAGACCTTCTTCCGCATGGTTCTCGAAGTGTTTGCGTTCCGGTCTCTGTTCAGGAACACCGCAGTGTCCCTGCACGAAGGCAAAGATCACCCTGTAGTCGCTTACAAATCCAGCAAGTGGCTGTGGCTCTTCGCCATCACCTTCCATTACTCTTTCTTTATCGTAGCCCTGCGGCACCTGCGCCTCTTCCTTGAGCCCATCCCGTTCTTCGTGCATGGTCTCGAGTTCGTGGACGGCCTTTTGCAGATCGGCGCTCCCACCATGTACCTGACCGACGTCGGTCTGGTTGTCGGTGTGTTGCTGCTGTTCGGCCGCAGAATGATCAACTCCAGAGTCAATTACATTTCGTATGCATCGGATTTCTTTCCGCTGTTCCTGATTCTGGCCGTTGCCCTGTCGGGCATCTACATGCGCTACTACGACAAGGTCGACATCATTGCGATCAAGGAACTGACCATGGGTCTGGTGACATTCCATTATCATGTCCCCGAAGCCATCAGCGTTTCCTTCTTCGTCCACGTCTTCCTGGTCAGTTGCCTCATGGCATACTTCCCGTTCAGCAAGCTTATGCACTTCCCCGGAGTCTTCCTGTCTCCGACAAGGAACCTGCCGAACGACTCGCGTGCAAAGCACCACGTGAACCCCTGGAACGACCCCAACATCAAGCCCCATGCCTACGCGGATTATGAGAAGCACTTCGGTGTTCCCATGGCCGAGGCCGGTCTGCCGCTCGATAATCCCGAGAATGGCAAGGCCCCTGAGGAAGAGGCTTAG
- the dsrK gene encoding sulfate reduction electron transfer complex DsrMKJOP subunit DsrK has product MSDIPKADELFKSIDYNPPATGWMETPVDFSPGNWCYPAKPEKMEYMESKLPGLWGPVREWNPGEEDWKLPANWKEIVVNGFKERLGKFRSLKVFMDICVRCGACADKCHFFIGSGDPKNMPVLRAELMRSVYRGEFTVAGKILSKLTGSRVMEEDVLKEWFIYFYQCTQCRRCSLYCPYGIDTAEMTMMARELMHLVGLNTNWIMEPVSNCNITGNHLGIQPHAFADIVEFMVDDIEEVTGRRVKAPLNEKGHEILFITPSGDVFADPGIYTFMGYLLLFDYLDLDYTMSTYASEGGNFGSFTNNETMKKLNAKMYAEANRLGCKWILGGECGHMWRVVHQYMDTMNADIQGSQMATPKSPITGTVFDTAAATKMLHITEFTADLIKNNKLKLDPSRNDHLKVTFHDSCNPARGMGLLDEPRYVIKNVCNNFYEMPPATIREQTFCCAGGSGLNTDEIMEIRLRGGLPRGNALRHVQEKHGVNTMACICAIDRATLIPLADYWAPGVTITGTHELVANALVLEEGEERKMDMRQEYLPGFEDEEDDWTPPNMEDA; this is encoded by the coding sequence ATGTCCGACATCCCAAAAGCTGATGAGCTCTTCAAGAGCATAGATTACAATCCGCCGGCAACAGGCTGGATGGAAACCCCGGTGGACTTTTCACCGGGCAACTGGTGTTACCCCGCCAAACCCGAGAAGATGGAGTATATGGAATCCAAGCTTCCCGGTCTGTGGGGTCCGGTCCGTGAGTGGAACCCGGGTGAAGAGGACTGGAAGCTGCCTGCCAACTGGAAAGAGATCGTGGTCAACGGTTTCAAGGAACGCCTTGGCAAATTCCGCTCCCTTAAAGTGTTCATGGACATCTGTGTCCGTTGCGGTGCCTGCGCCGACAAGTGTCACTTCTTCATCGGTTCCGGTGATCCCAAGAACATGCCTGTTCTGCGCGCCGAGCTGATGCGCTCCGTCTACCGCGGTGAATTCACCGTGGCCGGAAAGATTCTGTCCAAGCTCACCGGTTCCCGCGTCATGGAAGAAGATGTCCTGAAAGAATGGTTCATCTACTTCTATCAATGCACCCAGTGTCGTCGGTGTTCCCTGTACTGTCCCTACGGCATCGATACAGCGGAAATGACCATGATGGCCCGCGAGCTCATGCACCTGGTTGGTCTGAACACCAACTGGATCATGGAGCCAGTCTCCAACTGTAATATCACAGGTAACCACCTCGGCATTCAGCCTCACGCCTTCGCCGACATCGTCGAATTCATGGTCGATGACATCGAAGAAGTGACCGGCCGCCGGGTCAAGGCCCCGCTCAACGAAAAGGGCCACGAAATCCTGTTCATCACCCCGTCCGGCGACGTGTTCGCCGATCCCGGTATCTATACCTTCATGGGCTACCTGCTCCTGTTCGATTACCTGGATCTCGACTACACCATGTCCACCTACGCATCTGAGGGCGGTAACTTCGGTTCGTTTACCAACAACGAAACCATGAAGAAGCTCAACGCCAAGATGTACGCCGAAGCCAACCGCCTCGGTTGTAAATGGATTCTGGGCGGCGAGTGTGGCCACATGTGGCGCGTTGTTCATCAGTACATGGATACCATGAATGCTGACATCCAGGGTTCCCAGATGGCGACGCCGAAGTCTCCCATCACCGGTACCGTGTTTGACACCGCAGCAGCCACCAAAATGCTGCACATCACTGAGTTTACAGCTGACCTGATCAAGAACAACAAGCTGAAGCTCGATCCCAGTCGCAACGATCATCTGAAAGTAACCTTCCACGACTCCTGCAACCCTGCCCGAGGCATGGGCCTGCTGGACGAGCCGCGTTACGTCATCAAGAACGTATGCAACAACTTCTATGAAATGCCTCCCGCAACCATCCGCGAGCAGACTTTCTGCTGTGCAGGCGGTTCCGGCCTGAACACCGACGAGATCATGGAAATCCGCCTGCGTGGCGGCCTGCCTCGCGGTAACGCACTGCGTCATGTTCAGGAAAAGCACGGCGTCAACACCATGGCCTGTATCTGCGCCATCGACCGCGCCACCCTGATTCCGCTGGCCGACTACTGGGCTCCCGGCGTCAC